One Trichosurus vulpecula isolate mTriVul1 chromosome 7, mTriVul1.pri, whole genome shotgun sequence genomic region harbors:
- the EVI2B gene encoding protein EVI2B, producing MDPKHFILMLFCGYLTNTILTETQAYSTLSPQTVTPFNSSVSDTAANFGNGTENPFSQASPLINTPSGQQPPSPISRSSGKPPTSPVPGSSGQLPASTVPTSSEQPPLSFKPKSSGQTPVPPVPRSSRQPVVFNSTRQSPGSPVPSFSRPSPGSSIPNSTRQSPVPPVPRSSRQSPVSPVPSSTRQRPVTPVRSSSKKPSASPGPNSTRRSASTAVTPGFHQGNDDPPTTKPQSFTANSIAAVLIGAILTFMIVAIFMIVLWKCFRKPIPNDQNWAGRSPFADGETPDMCMDYSRENGKSIKRSSIVSLEIWKPNKSMLLTDDLDVKLFDSSENLDECPKSDLEKMKTQPNETSEESADRSTVGTAISSSEETELTPAPPLLDLDGPENQKPDSSNLLENDFSHLPPPLDCLNSEDGQTIPPLSDSSELPPPPEALLKDQEEHNSEAHNATPLTLETQFPIPPDSSQQALDESLPPPPAELL from the exons ATGGATCCCAAGCATTTCATCCTAATGCTCTTCTGTGGCTACTTGACAAACACAATTCTAACAGAGACACAAGCATATTCAACACTCTCCCCTCAGACAGTTACTCCTTTTAACTCATCAGTGTCAGATACAGCAGCTAATTTTGGAAACGGAACAGAGAACCCTTTCAGTCAAGCATCACCACTGATCAACACTCCTTCAGGACAACAACCACCATCACCCATCTCCAGGTCCTCTGGGAAACCACCAACTTCACCTGTTCCTGGATCCTCTGGGCAACTACCAGCATCAACTGTTCCCACTTCCTCTGAACAACCACCATTatcattcaaacccaagtcttctggtcAAACACCAGTGCCACCTGTCCCCAGGTCCTCCAGGCAACCAGTTGTCTTCAATTCCACCCGGCAATCACCAGGATCACCTGTCCCCAGCTTCTCTAGGCCATCACCAGGATCATCTATCCCCAACTCCACCAGGCAGTCACCAGTGCCACCTGTCCCCAGGTCCTCCAG GCAGTCACCAGTATCACCTGTTCCCAGCTCCACAAGGCAAAGACCTGTAACACCAGTCCGCAGCTCCTCCAAGAAGCCATCAGCATCACCCGGCCCCAACTCCACTAGGCGATCAGCATCAACAGCTGTTACTCCAGGATTCCACCAAGGGAATGACGATCCCCCCACAACAAAACCTCAAAGTTTCACCGCCAATTCAATAGCTGCTGTGTTAATTGGCGCAATTCTAACTTTTATGATAGTCGCTATATTTATGATTGTACTCTGGAAATGCTTTAGAAAACCAATCCCCAATGACCAAAACTGGGCTGGCCGGTCTCCCTTTGCCGATGGAGAAACTCCTGATATGTGCATGGACTAcagcagagaaaatggaaaatctaTAAAACGTTCGTCAATTGTTTCACTTGAGATCTGGAAACCAAACAAAAGCATGCTCTTAACAGATGATTTGGATGTTAAATTGTTTGACTCAAGTGAAAATCTTGATGAATGTCCTAAGTCGGACTTGGAGAAAATGAAAACCCAACCAAATGAGACATCAGAGGAGAGTGCTGACAGATCGACAGTTGGCACTGCTATTTCTTCGTCAGAGGAGACGGAACTGACTCCAGCTCCTCCTCTTCTTGATTTAGATGGGCCAGAAAATCAGAAGCCTGACTCATCTAACTTACTTGAAAATGATTTCTCTCATCTGCCACCTCCTCTAGACTGTCTCAACTCTGAGGATGGGCAGACAATTCCTCCTCTCTCTGACTCTTCCGAGCTGCCCCCTCCTCCAGAAGCTCTCCTCAAAGACCAGGAGGAACACAACTCAGAAGCTCACAATGCGACTCCACTCACATTAGAGACCCAGTTTCCTATTCCTCCAGACTCTAGTCAACAAGCCTTGGATGaatcactgccaccaccacctgcGGAATTATTGTAA